TGAGCTGGAGTGTGTTTATACCCCTCATGAATTTTCTCTTCTGCCCTTTGGATCATGTGCTATTTATAATGTCTGGTATTCCATAGTTCACAGTTATAAAACATTACTGGAAGAATatcaaccttttaaaaaactgactttagtttcttagtttcagttcaaatcaacaagcatttcttaagaacttactatttatGAAGCACACGAGACAATGATTAAAATGAAACAgatcttgccctcaaggagcttacattctacaggGGAAGAGGGAGATACACTCTTTCTTTCAAATGCTCAAATGGATATGATTACATAGAAGTAAATGTTCTTTTCATTGACACAGATTCAAATCCATTCCTGCCTCTCTATCTTCTCATACATTCTTGTTCTCTCCATattaccaacacacacacacacacacacacacacacacacacacacacacacacacacacactgtctctctctgtctctctgtctctctgtctctgtctctctgtctctctctctgtctctctctctgtctctctctctctctctctgtctctctctctctctgtctgtctctctctctctgtctgtctctctctctgtctatctctgtctctctctctttctgtcactctctctctgtctctctctctctctttctttctctctctctgtctctgtctctctctctgtctctctctctctctctctcctcctgtctctctctctctctctctgtcgctctctctctctctctctctgtctctgtctctgtctctctctctctgtctctgtctctgtttctgtctctctgtctctctctgtctctctgtctctgtctgtctgtctctctctctctctctttctctctctctgtctctctatctctgtctctctctctttctctctctctgtctctctatctctgtctctctctctttctttctctctctctgtctctctctctctgtctctctatttctgtctctctctctgtctctctctctgtctctctctctatgtctctctctttctttctctctctctgtctctctctctctctctttctctctctctctctctgtctctctgtctctgtctctctctctatgtctctctctttctctctctctgtctctctctatctgtctctgtctctctgtctctgtctctgtctctctctctgtctctctgtctctgtctctctctctgtctctctgtctctctctctgtctctctctctttctctctctctgtctctgtctctgtctctctctttctctctctttctctgtctctctctctctctttctctctctctctctctgtctctctctctctctttctctctctctctctctctctctgtctctctgtctctgtctctctctctatgtctctctctttctctctctctgtctctctctctctgtctctgtctctctctctctgtctctgtctctctctctgtctctctgtctctgtctctctctctgtctctctctctgtctctctctctttctctctctctctctgtctctgtctctctctctttctctctctctctgtctctctctctctctctgtctctctctctctttctctctctctctctgtctctctttctctctctctctctctctctctgtctttctctctctctctgtctctctttctgtctctctctctctttctctctctctttattgaatcttttttctctggttcttcatatttgttattgatatgttaCAGTCTGCTCATAGTCATCATGTACTTTTCCATTGCCTTCAATTCTTTTTGAATACAGTATTTCATAATTTATGGTCAtataaaaccaggagaatattggtGTTTAGGAATTAAGTCTTTTTCAAGAAATCTAGGGTAATTAAAGGAAGTTTGCAACTTCCTAGAAGCAATTCTTcccattctatttcttctttttaattttgggcACAActcattgtccatttacagtgaCTGTCTAAAATGCCCATATGGCTGGATGAGCTCTGTTAGTtgtttatcctcattttacaatctGGACAAAATGCATCACCCacacaaagatacagagaaaatAAATCTCAGGACCtattataaatttcttaaaaGGTAACCTAGAGTCATGATGCCTTCCTAGTTACTTAAAATATTAGTGCTAtcaatgattcttttaaaaaaatttttttaaaaattaattttataattataactttttttgacagtacatatgcataggtaattttttttacattatcccttgtactcccttctgttctgaattttccccttcttccctctaccctctcccctagatggcaggcatttccatacatattaaatatgttatagtatatcctaggtgtaatatatatgtgcagaaccgaattttgttgttgttgttgttgttgcaaaggaaggattgtattccgaaggtaaaaataacctggggagaaaaacaaaaaatgctaacagtttacactcatttcccagtgtttcttctctggatgtagctggttctgtccatcattgatcaattggaattggattagctcttctctatgttgaagatatccacttccatcagaatacatcctcatacagtattgttgttgccgtgtatagtgatcttctggttctattcatttcactcagcatcagttgatgtctctccaggcctctctgtattcctcctgctggttatttcttacagaggaataatattccataacattcatataccagctATCAAtgattctttctcattcttttggaattttttctttaagatattttgaaatattcaaaataaGAATACCTTTAAAATTGTGCTTTTAGTACAATTTTTTGGTCTCTATTTGGTCAGGTTCTAGCTACCATTcctaatttaattttcttgactTATTTCTGCTCTCTTCTATACAATACCGCAGGTGCTGAGGGAGTGAGAGACCACATGTGATGGTCTCTAATCATAATCAACAATGATGAGAAATGATCATTATGGTATCCATGACAAATCtgttccattttgcatttttgttgCCCTCTTACCAATTTTATCTTCAAAGACTACTGCGTTAATCTTATTTAGTTGGGTCTTATGCCATGTTTTCTATTGgcttatttttcctcttcactACCTTTTGTTGTTTTATGAGATAATATTGTTCATAATATTCTGTTATCTTCCTTTGCAAAGTTTTCTAAATAAGCTTATACTTTAAATTGATGTTATTCTTGGCTGCCATGTCTCTCTGCTTggcaggaaaatcaaatttttgctGATTGAACCATTTTGGAGGCTTTTTTTTTGTGGGGTGAGGTCTTTGTTTTACATTGATTAGACTTCCTTTAGACATGATAACTACTTCcatccatttcctatttttcagtTAAATAAATTGTATTGTAGTTACAGTTGCTTATATTATCtcctatttcttctattttctaatttgatttcTAACCATCTGATGATCTTACTACACACAGAGAACTTATTCTGAAAATATCCTTAGTCATTTCCTGTTTTTGTTAAGATatagtcaatttcattttttgtctagTTCTTGTTATTTTCTGACtctcttcttgaagaaaatattcataatgtGTAGGCATGTGATCTCTGTGAAATCTAGAAAGCCTTTGTTTCTTCCCTAATCCTAGGAAATCTAGGATATTTTTCACCATTCTCCTGAGCAcaacttttctagttctttgagcATTAAGGCTATTCCTCATAAGTTGACTtggtctttctttttcctttctgcaaCAGATATTAGTACAAAAGTTTGAACCTTCTTCTGGTGGGCCTCTTGCTTATCTTAAACATTACTAGGTGAGATGATCAAGTATTccatgaaatgatgtttcttgttCACCTTGAATACACAAAGAAACTAACACTAGAGATTGCTTTATTTGTGACTCCAAGAAGAAATGGTGacctatctctctgtttctgctttGTTTATAATGAAAATGTATGACTACGGCTAAATTCCTCCGATAATACTTTGGCTCATCAGTCCTTGGGTGATAGTTAAATCCTATCTTCTGTAGGATGTCTTTTctaacctctcttaattctaatgcctttcctcttttaattatttcctttttaattctgtaaatagcttgtttgtatatatttatttgtctgttgtctcccccatttgattggaaatttcttgagggcagggactgtccatttatatttatttatattatatattatttatataccctATTTCCATTACTTATATTCCTAGTGCTTATCATAGTTCATGGCACATCTTGtctgtttaataagtgtttattgactgacagagAGCTTAAAATCAGAATACTGTTAACTTAGTATTTTTAGGTGCTATAAAAAGACCACACAGAACTAAGAGTCATTTTTGTAATTTGATCTAATTCATGGATCACCATAGCCAAATAATTCATCATTTGATAGCCAAATTGCTGGTGAAGACTCTTTCTTGAATTGGATCCATACTTGAAGCCATTTTAATTTGTCAGAACTGATCTGAGCTGGCTTCCCACTGGCACATCTGCAAAGGACCCAGGATTATTGCTGTGCCACAATAATTTACCTATTATTGACAAttatgctattctttttaaatttatttttaatttttttttgattatgcaattcttaatgaaaaacaaaacaactaagcCTTGACTTATTTCAGTCTTCATTGCATTGCAAGTGCCCCGAGACAGGAATTTCACTTTATGATGCAGCTACTAGGTCTGTGTACTTATGATTCTTTCCCACAGAATAGGATGATAAAACATtgttaaattaaatcaaatcaaaaaatgcTGCATGAAAGTAGATAGCATGTaaatctatgaattctttttctcttaacaGATACTTCATGCCTGTTGGTATATCCAGAAGTGCTTTGCTTGATCCTCCAGGATGTATTCTGCAAACCCAGCCAACTGGGTCACATTTGATGATGAGCCACTTTCTCAGTCCCCTCAAAAACCCAAGAATTTTCCCCTGGAGAATCATAACATCTGTAAACCAAATGGACTTAAGCTGAATCTCCCTGGCCTCAAGGAATCTTATGGATCTTCCTCTACCAGTGGTAcccctctttcttctcccattGTGGATTTCTATCTAAGCCCAGGACCTCCGAGTAACTCTCCCCTTTCCACACCAACCAAAGACTATCCTGGTTTTCCTTGTATTCCCAAACCAGGTGGGATTCACGCACTTTATCCTATTCCTGAATGGCCTTCCAACAGCCCACTTCCAACACCAGAGGCAGAGTCTTCATTATTCCCTTCTAAACCCAACTATCCTGCCCATTCATCCTCACCCAGTGATCATTTGTGTAAGCTCCCAGATGGCAAAACTGACCGTGTGGACGAAAGGAACCCTTATCCTCACCAACCTGAAATCCTGGGTCAACGAGACTTCCCACAGTTTCGGTATTTTCAAGATGACTGTGCATTTTCAAGTCCATTTTGGAAAGAAGAGTCTTCAAATAGCACCTCTCCTTTTGCTTTCGATCCTGAGGGGAAAGATCAGAGGTCTAGCAGAAGGGTAGCTCCTTCTGAACAGAAAAGTCTCAATCAGTGTTCATTCAGCTATGTGTGTGAAAGACTAGAAAACCTACAAGCTACAGATGATGCTATAGACTCAATTGGAAGCCTGTCGATGCAGTGTCTGTACACTGGAGACAACAGTCCTTCCTTTGTCCCCCATGCTTTATTCAGAAGTCAGCAGAAAGTTGGGTGGCCCTTCATGCTTAGAATCCCCGAGAAGAAAAATATGATGTCTTCTAGGCAGTGGGGCCCCATATTCCTGAAAGTCTTGCCTGGGGGCATTTTGCAAATGTTCTATGAGAAAGGGCTAGAGAAACCATTTAAAGAGCTTCAGCTGGACCCATACTGCAGACTTTCCGAACCCAAAGTCGAGAACTTTAGCATGTCAGGGAAAATCCACACTGTGAAGATTGAGCATGTGACATatacagaaaaaaggaaataccatTCTAAGACAGAAGTAGTCCACGAGCCAGAAGTAGAACAGATGTTAAAGTTGGGGACCACAGACTACCATGATTTCCTTGAATTTTTGACAGTGGTAGATGAGGAACTGATGAAACTCCCTCCTCTttctaaacaaaaaagaaactatgaaGAACAAGAAATTTCCCTGGAAATTGTGGACAACTTCTGGGGAAAGGTCACTAAAGAAGGAAGGCTAGTTGAAAGTGCTGTAGTTACTCACATTTACTGCCTTTGCTTTGTGAATGGAAATGCAGAATGTTTTTTATCCTTAAACGACCTTGAGCTACAGAAAAAAGATGAACGCTATTTTGagagagacccagaaaagaaaggaattgaaaTTCTTGAATACCATTTTCACAAGTGTGTGAAAGCACAAGAATTTGAGCAGTTGAGGATCATTAAGTTTTTGCCCTTGGACGCTTGTAGATTTGAACTGATGCGTTTTAAGACATTGTATGATGGGGAGGACCTTCCATTTTCGGTCAAGTCTGCCGTGGTTGTTCAGGGTGCTTATGTTGAGCTTCAGGCTTTTGTCAACATGGCCTCATCTGCTCTGACCCCAACCCGTTCTAGTCCTTTGAGATTCTGTGACAATATAATGATACATTTTCCAGTCCCTGCCCAGTGGATCAAAGCACTTTGGACCATGAATCTCCAGAGACAGAAGTCCCTGAAGGCCAAAATGAACCGCCGGACGTGCCTTGGATCTTTACACGAACCAGAATCGGAACCTGTCATCCAGGTCACGCTGGGAACGGCAAAATATGAGAGCGCCTATAGGGCGATCGTGTGGAAGATAGACCGTTTGCCAGATAAAAACTCAAGTAAATATTCAATTTTTCCCAAGTTATTTGTCCCTCCATTGCagtgttacaaatatttttattgcgCTTTTCAGTCTACACACTGGAATTATATAGCCTCAAACATCTAATCAATTTTGTCAACTGAGGCTTTGTCTACACAACTAATGGTTTAAAGGTGAAAAATATAGTCAGGGTGGTGTTTTCACATGTGATGCAAAGTGATTTAATGGGATTGATTTTAAACAGACAATTGGGTCATGCTAGGCCAGATCCCTTCAGTCCAGGGCCTTATCCTTGATAGGGGTTTGTAGATTTAGAACCTCAAATGTTAGACATTCTCCTAAACATCCTAGGTTCCTAGAAATAATACAATTCTGAGAGTTAGAATCCCATTTATACCTGAAACAGCCTGTTATGGATCTATAATCTACAAATACGTCTTGCTCTTTGGGAGGGGCAGGCATTTTTTTATATTCCCAATCTATATCAAGCTTTGCATGTAGCAGATTTAGGTTTATCACTTGTTAGGTAGAATAGACTACACTGACATTTTAAAGTGTGCTTAGTTAAGGCCTTTTGCTATtgttttaacttatttattttatcaaattgacAGATTTTATCGGATATTAGGCTTAGAATAGTTGGTTCTCTGGTCCAGTCAGATTAGAATAAGAATCTCCTCCTATAATATCCCCCATAAAtagtcatccagcctttgcttacAGGCACACAAGAAACAGAAACTTGGAGGGAGGGAGTCGTTCTCCTTTCAGTAGTGCTAATTTTGAGGAGATATTCTTTTACACTGAGCCCACACTGttcctagttctgccttctggaaCCAGCAGAAGAAGTGTAATCCCTCCTCCAGGACCATTTTTCTAATCCCCAAAGTCTTCTTCCTTCAGTTGATCTTGATAAAACATAAACTTTGGACCTGTAAAAAcctattcctttttctccctgTACCCTGTGACTCCCTCATATACctgtttgtttttcatatttaaatgtttcccttggttttggcttttttttttttttttttttaatcctttactATGCTGGTGGTTATAGTAAACCTGGACACTTTCCAGAGTAttgatgtccttcctaaaatttaGTAACTCAAACTGAACATAATATTTGCCTTCCTATTCCATACAATTGGGCTCCTGTAATGTATTCTAAGAGCTTCTGAGTCTTTTTCACCATCATTAGCACTACCACTACCATCACCACAGgcatcatcattttcatcatcacctttagcatttaaaaatttttattttctgtttatttaaaaaaatagaaaaataaaaacagaaaaggaaacaaaacagaatattgtcatatgcccagcagaacatcagggaggactcaaaatatgtaacaatagattatcaattcaagaaagaatatatatatacacacacacacacacacatatatatgtgaatgatAGTAGAAGGAATTATATTCATGGGtgaccatcttttctttgtttctttgtaggttattttttttgtctgtgctgtgtatttttttactttatttttcctccttttatcccCCCAccttccccaagcaggctatagttaagtacctatacatacacatacatatgtatatacatttctatatatatatatagaaatacatatacacacatttatacatatacattctcaCCTACCCATagatctacacacatatacaatatcTATATGCACATAGACATATACATGTCTACATGTACTCAGACACATATAACATAGATACATTTACCCATATGTGAACATGCATCTAAAACGGTCAGTGTGGCTGTCTAATCTTGGGGTGGAGCGGATGGAGCCTCTGGCTTCCCTCAGCTcccccctctgacctggaaccccaaaccaagagctccccgCTCCTCTGGGGCCGGCAGGGTCCATGCCCCACTGCTCCTGCACTCACCTGGTGTGCTGGTTCCTGgggcacagctgggcctggccttcctaggttccctcagtcttcccatgCTCAGACCCCCTCGAGGAGGCGAAAGGCTCCAGCCCAATCCACTATCCCCCGGGCTCCCACTTGGCGTTTCTGGGGAGCTAGCTTGGAGATGTCTGCACTCCCTGCAGGTTACTCCCCAGCCTGGATTCTTTCTTCAGCTCTTCCTGGGTTATCCCTGGACGACCCCATTCTGCTtcgtcttcttgatttttcaccagccTTTGTTCACTCCGAGGTGCAAGTTTGTTCTGCTCTTGAGCGAGATCTGgggagcttgaaatttactgacctgcTCCACCATCTTCCCGGAATCCTCTCACCTTTATTAGCATCTGTGTAGCTTCTGCTGTGTGCCAGGTGGTTGACAGGTCTTATCTCATAGGTTTTCCCAACAACCCTGAGAcagaggtgctattattgttcccattttacagcccAGAAGGCTACGGCAagcagaagttaaatggcttacccagcatcacacagctagtgaatattggaggcttcatttgaactcaggtcttcctgactatagaGCTCCCACTCTCTTCCTCATGCCATCTAGCAGGATCCCCCTCCTGACTCTTGTGATCTTATATGCTTCCAAGTCCATTAAAATGAGATCCTTTTCAAATTGCTTCCTAGCCAGCATCTTGTACTTgtgatgttgatttttttaacccaagtGTAAAACTTGACATTTATTCTTGttgtgtttgtttgcttttataagATTTGGCTAAATGTTTTCATCTATTAAGGtgtttttggatcctgactctcCTCTTATAGTAGAAAGGGCCCTAGAGTGGGCATTTAAAAagccttagttcaaatcctgccttagacttATTGGCTATATAAATCTCAGCaattctctgcctctgtttccttgtctgtaaaatggaagtagcCTCCACATTAATACAAATTAATTATGTTATTATCTAACATGTTATCTCTCTTAAAATTGTGTTGTCTATAAATGTATTAAGTTGACATTTATTCCTTAATCTAAGTcactgagaaaaaatattttcaaaaagtatTAGGTTGTTAAAGACCCTGGATCTCTTGTACTAGAAACTTCCTTTCAAGTTGACATTTCAAGTTGCCCCTAAGCAATTGAGTCTATCTGAAATTTTTTTGCAGGTCAGTAAGCTTTGGGCCCAAAGCAGAACCAGAATTAGGGTGAGAAAATGAGGTTTCGTCTTGTCTGACACCTTGTGCTGAAATTTAGAGGCCTGCTTTCTTCCCTAGTGGTCTTCCAACCTGGTTTCCCTGCTGTTTGGCTCTTCCCTAGCCCTGCTCCTTGGTCCCCAACATCTATGGTGCGATTACTATTCTGGGCCAGTTCTTCTACCACTCTCCCAGGTCTCAGTGGTTTCCTCCTTTATAGGTCACCATTGGAGCATTACACTACATTTTGAGCACTCTATGAATCCCAGACACTCTCTGTAGAAAGAAAATTCCACTGGCCAGATGTGGCAAAgcttccccccccctttctttttgctctgttttttttttgtgctgagcCCTGTTGAGCCTCATTAATAATCCTTTCTTTATAGTCTGTTgctgatagagaaaatttccatgGAAAGTCAACCCGATTCCCTAAAATTCTGATATTCAGGCTATTTGTGAACctaatttactgataataagaaCAAATTAGCTCCTGGTCTTCTCACAACTCCGCTGTGTCCCAACACACTTCAATACTTAGGAAGTTTAAAATCTGCCAAAGTTCAATACATAAGTAGATACATTATTTGCTTTCCTCTTTCGTTTGCTTGTTGAGGAAGAGTAAGTCcaccatcatttaaaaaaattttttttttgagatttgaagactttttttttttagggctagatctatgatttcatcagtcagtcagtaaggatttattaagcatctactaagtgCTGGGTACTGGGAATGCAGAGAAAGGCTGAAGATAGTCCCTGTAACTACGGAGCTCTCAGTCTAGTGGGGAAGACAAGATGAATACCAGTATCTACAAATAAAATAGGTACAGGATAAATGGGAGAGGATCAACAAGAAGAAGGCACTAGTGTGAAGGCAGAGGGTGGGATTTTAGCGGGGATTTTGGAGGAAGCCAGAGGACCCAAGAAGTAGGTGTCAGAGCCAATTCGAACcccagttttcctgacttcaaggacaGTGCTTTATACTCCACCACATAGCCTTCTCCCATTTCGAGGTTAGAGGTGTTATTAAAATGGATTATTTCCTTCAAAGGAAAACAGATCAAGGTCATTCTTTTTTggatatatatgcttatataatatatgtaatatacattatattatatatagaattatattatataatatagaattgtatatataatatataattgtacatataatatataattgtacatataatatataattgtatatataatatataattgtatatataatatataattgtacatataatatataattgtacatataatatataattgtatatatatatatatgatctaaTGAACATTTGTAGGACCAGGCCAAGAGAAGCAGGTTCCGATGACAAGGGGCACAGGCTCAGACAACACAAATGAGTGAATTATGATGTGAACTGTGTTCCTGACAGAGGAATATATAAAGAGCACGGTAAGGTGAAATTGGGGGAAGTGTCCCAAGAGCAAATTCCTGGTGTTCAGTCTAGGGGCACTCGGCCAGCCCTAAGGAACTAAGAGGTTTCATGTAAGTTGGCCCAATCCAGCCCAATTTGTTTTCTAAACTCATGATATAGCACTGGATCCTCCTTTAAAATTGTTACATGAATGCATGTGCTTTTAAAAACCCAGTGCTGGTTACACCATTTGCATTTTCTAGcattcttgttcagtcatgtctgactctgtgaccccatggaccatgtTGCCCCtggtcttggcaaagatattggagaagatcgtcatttccttctccagtggattaaggaaaCAGTAAAGTAACTTGTCCGGGGTCACATTGCTAGGACTTACCTGAGGCTATGTTTGAATGTAGGTCTTCCTGACCCGGGCCCAGTACCctgtccactgagccatctagctgcctctttcCTGGCATTAACTGTGATTAAATGATTAATCATTCATTGATGAACCAGCACAACAGTAGTGATATAGGGGTGGAGTGTATAAGAAGAAAGCAAGAATGGTTTCTTGATAGGATATACACGTGTGAGATTAGCAAAACAGTAGATCAAAGTACTTTTGAAATGAATAGGCGAGAGGTGAACAAGGAGAAACttgaaaaatttaatgaaatatttgctGGTTGTTTGGCACAAAGGGAATGCATATATGAAACGGTATTTTCAAGTAGGCAAAGAGAAAATGACTCCAGGTATAACATCAATCCACTATGATACCTAGATGTCTCTTTTTTCACTCACACATATCTCTGAAAACCTTGGGCAAACGTCATCATTGTAATGTGTATAATCTGACTGTGTCTCTCCATTGTCGTTTCAGTCATCTGCCACTGGTTTTTGCTGCCATATAGCACCATTGGGAATATCTTAATGTTAAAACAATGGAGTTTGGGGAAAGTGAGCAGCTTGTTTCATTGAAAGCATCGTGCAGTTTCCAAAATTTCCTATTCAGTTCTGGGTCTTAGAGTGCTTAAGATGCAGTTAGTAATGCGCTGGTTCAATAGGTTGCCCATCTGAATGGTACTGCAGTATCTGGACAGTATAaactttttgtctatttttttttctgagaatggaTGCTTAAATCTTCAATAACCATGGGTTTCATTGAAGGGACTTTATAATACTCTAGGGCCTGATTTAATTAGTTTAATTCCAATCACAAGCAGAAGCATTTTCCCTACATTTGGACCCTGTCTAAGACTTTTTCCACGAGACTGGgaatatatcctttctttttcatgCTTTGCTTCTATGTTGATATCAAGGAGGAAACATGGTAAAGCtaataagtcaataaacattaataagcatttacaatgtgccagacactgtgctaagtgttagagatacaaagaagggcaaaagacAATTgattttcaaggagctcacaatttattGTAGGAGACAGAATACAAACAATCATATATAAGCAAGTCTACTTCAGAGCTCTCTTTCAAGTCTAAATTGATGATCCTCAGCAGACTATTGAACAGTCTAGTTGTATgtctcagaatctttttttttgagagacaCTTTGtataaataacttgtccagggtcacaccactaatgttaagtgtctgaggctggttttgaatgCATGTCCTCTTGACTCGAGGGCTGATGCTCTCTCCTCTGCACCATCTAGGTGTCcctagaattctttttctttcataatattgcTTGAGAATTGCTTGAGAAAGTCTGCATTTTGTTCTGTCAagtcaaatacttaaaaaaaaatgaatgagcatTCACAATGGGATCTTATAATCTTTATTCCTCTTAATTGGGTGATTGTGAAGATGTAGGAAATAGAAAAACACTTCAGTATATTTtaccaagagaaccccaaatgaaGTTATGAAGAGCCAGACACGACTGAAAAAAAGGCTGAGATATAGTCTGCTCTTGAAAATTTAgaatattctttaattttctaaGAATATTTCCAGTTCATACATAGAGCAGCCATTCTCATAAAGAATTatgtaaatgagaaaataggtatattaattttaaattaatttttattaattaattatt
The DNA window shown above is from Sminthopsis crassicaudata isolate SCR6 chromosome 2, ASM4859323v1, whole genome shotgun sequence and carries:
- the STON1 gene encoding stonin-1, which produces MYSANPANWVTFDDEPLSQSPQKPKNFPLENHNICKPNGLKLNLPGLKESYGSSSTSGTPLSSPIVDFYLSPGPPSNSPLSTPTKDYPGFPCIPKPGGIHALYPIPEWPSNSPLPTPEAESSLFPSKPNYPAHSSSPSDHLCKLPDGKTDRVDERNPYPHQPEILGQRDFPQFRYFQDDCAFSSPFWKEESSNSTSPFAFDPEGKDQRSSRRVAPSEQKSLNQCSFSYVCERLENLQATDDAIDSIGSLSMQCLYTGDNSPSFVPHALFRSQQKVGWPFMLRIPEKKNMMSSRQWGPIFLKVLPGGILQMFYEKGLEKPFKELQLDPYCRLSEPKVENFSMSGKIHTVKIEHVTYTEKRKYHSKTEVVHEPEVEQMLKLGTTDYHDFLEFLTVVDEELMKLPPLSKQKRNYEEQEISLEIVDNFWGKVTKEGRLVESAVVTHIYCLCFVNGNAECFLSLNDLELQKKDERYFERDPEKKGIEILEYHFHKCVKAQEFEQLRIIKFLPLDACRFELMRFKTLYDGEDLPFSVKSAVVVQGAYVELQAFVNMASSALTPTRSSPLRFCDNIMIHFPVPAQWIKALWTMNLQRQKSLKAKMNRRTCLGSLHEPESEPVIQVTLGTAKYESAYRAIVWKIDRLPDKNSSPDHPHSLSYKLELGSDQEIPSDWYPFATVQFVMLNNYASKTEMKAMGIESDVQPQKHVVQKACYNFQVEIEKKWIRIDGEDPDKAGDCITQ